A genomic stretch from Anoplopoma fimbria isolate UVic2021 breed Golden Eagle Sablefish chromosome 8, Afim_UVic_2022, whole genome shotgun sequence includes:
- the arid3a gene encoding AT-rich interactive domain-containing protein 3A → MKLQAVMENLHRQQRAKLLMEQQLQQQVAAQHTQVRTIVGGGDEPMGSPAPEAEQAQMAALAAMRAAAAGLQRVSDSPMSDRSSVGEDEGDDDDNEDGEEHYKDMMGSDEEEQIKQKWDEEDFEGEMEEDFDDDLAEEGLPTGHNALAPGKGILLLPHRQLHPHSQLLKARPSVDQEPRLAILPPHATHSHLGGQDHGDWTYEEQFRQLYELDRDPKRKEFLDDLFSFMQKRGTPVNRIPIMAKQVLDLYMLYRLVTEKGGLVEVINKKLWREITKGLNLPTSITSAAFTLRTQYMKYLYPYECDKRSLSNPNELQAAIDSNRREGRRQSFGSSLFTYSPNGTPTMLSSPKLPSSSVGLMVGTNGASLTPIQKIKKEDGGQTLPGVSVARLPAGASAGHSMASMQAAAAQAAMAAQMAALEQLRDKLEAGEPPEKKMALPAEEHHRLLQRALQHNLLAMTAQLPMNIRINNQDSRQDSALNLTTNGTSSISMSVELNGVVYTGVLFAQAAAGSALSGAVGSSVSNKTVSSRLTPQQQQQQQHHHHTPTSTSSNQLS, encoded by the exons ATGAAGCTGCAGGCTGTCATGGAGAACCTGCACAGGCAGCAGAGGGCCAAGCTGCTGATggagcagcagcttcagcagcaaGTCGCCGCCCAACACACTCAGGTCCGCACAATTGTTGGAGGAGGGGATGAGCCGATGGGGAGCCCGGCCCCTGAGGCGGAGCAGGCCCAGATGGCGGCACTGGCAGCCATGCGTGCTGCGGCGGCCGGGCTGCAGAGGGTGTCGGACAGCCCGATGTCAGATCGCAGCAGCGTTGGTGAGGACGAAGGTGACGATGATGACAATGAGGACGGGGAGGAGCATTACAAGGACATGATGGGGTCAGATGAGGAGGAGCAAAT CAAACAGAAATGGGACGAGGAAGACTTTGAAGGCGAGATGGAAGAAGACTTCGATGACGACCTGGCGGAGGAGGGTCTGCCAACGGGCCATAACGCGCTGGCTCCCGGGAAGGGTATCCTCCTGCTGCCCCACCGACAACTCCACCCCCACTCCCAGCTGCTGAAAGCCCGTCCAAGTGTCGACCAGGAGCCCCGATTAGCCATCCTGCCTCCCCATGCGACGCACAGCCATCTGGGCGGGCAGGACCACGGAGACTGGACCTACGAAGAGCAGTTCAGACAA TTGTACGAACTGGATAGGGACCCAAAGAGAAAAGAGTTTCTGGATGACCTCTTCAGCTTCATGCAAAAAAGAG GAACCCCAGTGAATCGTATTCCCATCATGGCCAAGCAGGTCCTGGATCTGTACATGCTCTACAGGCTGGTGACAGAGAAGGGCGGCCTGGTGGAGGTCATCAACAAGAAACTGTGGAGAGAGATCACCAAGGGACTCAACCTGCCTACCTCAATCACCAGTGCAGCATTCACCCTCCGCACACa ATACATGAAGTACCTGTACCCATATGAATGTGATAAGAGGAGTCTGAGCAACCCCAACGAGCTCCAGGCAGCCATCGACAGTAATCGGCGGGAGGGCCGGCGACAGAGCTTTGGCAGCTCCCTCTTCACCTACTCACCCAACGGGACGCCCACCATGCTCTCCTCACCAAAGCTCCCCTCATCCAGTGTGGGCCTGATGGTAGGCACCAACGGGGCCTCGCTGACCCCCATCCAGAAGATCAAGAAAG AGGATGGAGGCCAGACGCTGCCGGGGGTCAGTGTGGCTCGTCTGCCAGCGGGGGCCTCGGCGGGACACTCGATGGCTTCCatgcaggcagcagcagctcaggcAGCGATGGCGGCTCAGATGGCGGCTCTGGAGCAGCTGAGGGACAAACTGGAGGCCGGCGAGCCACCAGAGAAGAAGATGGCGCTGCCAGCCGAGGAACACCACCGACTGCTGCAGAGAGCGCTGCAACACAACCTGCTGGCCATGACCGCTCAGCTACCCATGAATATCCGCATCAATAACCAAG ACAGCAGGCAGGACTCGGCCCTGAACCTCACCACCAACGGCACAAGCAGCATCAGCATGTCGGTGGAGCTCAACGGAGTGGTGTACACTG GGGTTCTTTTTGCTCAGGCAGCAGCAGGGTCGGCTTTGTCCGGTGCGGTCGGATCGTCTGTCTCCAACAAGACGGTCAGCAGTCGTTTGactccacagcagcagcagcagcagcagcaccaccaccacacacctACCTCAACCTCTAGCAACCAGTTGTCTTAa